From the Caldisericota bacterium genome, the window TCCAAACAAATTTCCCGATCCATCGAAGATAGAAGAAATTAGAGAGCCGATTGTAGATGCGTCTCTTATGTTGCCTCCGGAATATATTGGTAATGTTATGGAGCTTGCAAAAGGGAGGAGGGGGCAATTTATAGATATGGTTTATCCTGAATCAAAGAGGACAATTCTAAGGTACAAAATTCCATTGCAGGAGATTATTGTAGATTTTTTTGACACTCTTAAATCTGTGACAAGAGGGTATGGTACACTCGATTATGAATTTAAAGGACTTAAAGAAGCGGATCTTGTGAAGGTTGATCTTTTAGTGAACAAAGAGTCTGTAGATGCGCTGTCATTTATTGCACACAGAGAAAAGGCTGATTATGTGGCACGGCAATTATTGAGGCGTATGCGAAAAGTTATTCCCCGACAGATGTTTGAAGTTGCATTACAAGCAGCCATCGGCAGTAGAATAATTGCGAAAGAGCGTATTGTGGCATATAGGAAAGATGTTTTGTCCAAATGTTACGGGGGAGATGTTACAAGGAAGCGGAAACTTTTGGAAAAGCAAAAACTTGGCAAAAAGAAAATGAAACAAATTGGTCGGATTCAACTTCCTCAAGAAGCTTTCTTTTCAATATTATCAGTGAAGAGTGATAGAAAAAAATAAAGGCATTTCTATCTATATCCATATACCTTTTTGTTTAAAAAAATGTAATTACTGCGATTTTGTATCTTTTAATTTCAAAAGAGACGAGGTTCGCAAATACGTAGAATATCTTAATAGAGAGATTTCTTTTTTTAGTAAAAAAAATGGTTTAAATAATTTTCTTGTTTCCACAGTATATTTTGGAGGAGGTACGCCTTCGCTTCTTACTGTGAGCGATGTGAAAAGTATTTTATTGACAGTGTGGAGGAATTTCAAGCTATTACCGTCTGCCGAAATTACTCTTGAGGCAAATCCTGAATCTATTGAAGTAAAAAAGTTCAGAGAATTTCGTACATTAGGAATAAATCGTATAAGTATGGGCGCTCAATCTTTTAATGATACTACGCTAAAACTATTGGGAAGAATACATAATGCAGATGAAATTTATAAAAGCTTTGCATCTTTACGAGAAGCCGGTATTAACAACATAAACATAGACATTATGTTTGCTCTGCCAGGGGAAACTATTAAAGATTTAATGCATTCCTTGAAAGAAACAGTAAATCTTGGCCCAGAGCATATTTCTTTTTATTCTCTGCTTATTGAAAGGGGTACTTTGTTTTATAGGAAAAGAAAAGTTCTTCATTTTCCCGGTAACGATGAAGAGGCGGAACAATACAGGATGGGTATAGCTTTTTTAGAAAACAGTGGCTATAAACATTACGAAATATCTAATTTCTCAAAGAATAATTTCCAATGCAAACACAATGTAACTTATTGGAAAAACTTGCTTTATCTTGGTTTTGGAGTAGCCGCGGGAAGTTATTATAAAAGAAAAAGAACAAGAAATGTTTTAAAACTGGATAATTATTATAAGAAACTTGATGACAATACTTTACCAATTGGTTTATATGAACACTTAAAGGGTAAAAAGGCAAAGGGCGAGCACATCATGATGAATTTAAGACTTTTAGAAGGCTGCGACAAGCATCTTTATTACGTAAGGTTTGGTAGTTTCCCGGCGAATGATTTTGTGGGAGAGATTGAATTTTTGTTGCTGAATGGATTAATTGAAGAGGATGAAAAGTGCATTCGTCTTACAAAAAGAGGAGTGTTTCTGGCCAATATAGTGTTTGAGCGGTTTATTGCTTTGTAGCTGGATTTATTTTTTATAAAGAAATTAATTTTTGAATGATTTATTTATACATTAAAGGAGTTTGCGTATAACCATTGTATCTTGCCTGAGTTGAAAGAAAGTAAATAAGTCTATATAATAAAAAGATGAAAGAAAAGATTAATGTTGTAATTGTAACAGGATTAAGTGGAGCTGGAAAGACAAAAACAATTGGCACTTTAGAGGACATTGGATATTTTTGCGTAGATAATTTGCCACCCAGTCTTATATCTCCTTTTATTGAGCTTTGTGAAAAAACAGAGGGCAAAATAAACAAAATAGGCATAGTGGTAGATGTAAGAAGCGGAGAATTCCTGGATCTTTTGCCTGAAGTGGTTCTTAAATTAAGAAAGGATACAAGATTCTTGACAAAAGTAATCTTCCTCGAGGCGTCTAAAGACATTCTAATAAAAAGATTTTCTGCAACGCGAAGAAAGCATCCAATTCAAGAAATGGCTACTATCCAGGAGAAGATTGAAGAAGAAAGAAAGAGGTTATATGCAATAAGGGCAACTGCAGATTATATCATTGAAACTTCTAATTATGCTTTAAAGGACTTAAAAGAAAGAGTTGTATCTGCGCTTTCTTGTGTTACTTCCGACCTTATAAATTTGTCCATTGTAACGTTCGGATATAAATATGGTGTTCCATTGCAGGCCGATATTGTTATTGATGTACGTTTTATACCAAATCCATTTTATATAGACCGGTTAAGCCGGCAAGATGGAAGGAGTAAAGAAATAAAAGATTTTATTCTTTCTTTCCCTGGAACGAAAGAGTTTATTGACAGGATTGAAAACCTTTTTGATTTTCTTCTTCCAAACTATATAAAAGAAGGAAAGTCTTATCTTACAATTGCTTTCGGATGTACAGGTGGCAAACACCGTTCTGTTGCAATAGGTGAGTTATTTGAAGATTTCTTGAAAGAAAAACACTATTCTGTAACTATTATTCATAGGGATGTGGAAAAATGAAAGGATTATCGAAATCTACCAAGTTTAGGTGGCTTTTACCTGGAGTACGGATAAAAAGATATTTATTTACTATCTTTTTGGGGATTGCACTGCTAACATATGGGTTTGTTGTTGTCTATCTTAATGTTGCGCGTAGCAATTTATATTCCTGGAGAAATATTTTTCTCTTGAATCTTTCCGAAGAAATTCCATTTGGCAAATTTGTTATTCCAATAGCTGGCATTCTATTCTTTGTTTTTGCAGTGTCATTAATTGTTGTTGGTATAAAAGAACTTCTTTCTTCAATTTCTACTGCGCTTGTCCCCGATAAAGACCCGAAAGAAATTATGGACATAGTCTTTGGGGAGAGAAAAGAGGGATTAAAGAAAAGAGTAGTTGTAATTGGTGGAGGCACAGGCACTACTTCTGTTCTTTCTGGTTTACGAGATAAGTTTGTTAAGATTTCAGCAATCATTACGGTGGCAGATACTGGCGGTAGTTCTGGAATATTACGGAAGGAGTTAAAAATGCCTCCCCCGGGCGATATTCGCAACTGTCTTATTGCTTTATCAGAAGAGCGTTCTTTTATATCACGACTTCTCTCTTTTAGATTCCGCAAAAAGGGCTCTTTTTTAGACGGACACAACCTTGGCAATATTCTTATAGCTGGTCTAACAAAAATGACTGGTGATTTTGGAGATGCAGTGCTTTCTATGAGCAAAATTTTATCTATAAATGGAGAAGTGATGCCTTTTACTACAGAAGATATTACACTGTGTGCGGAATTTGAAGATGGAAACATTGTGAGGGGAGAAATTGAAATTACAAATTATCGTGGTAAAATTAAGAGAATTTTTATTGAACCAGAGAGTGCAAAGCCATATATTAGGGCCCTGGAAAGAATTTCTCAAGCCGATGTCATTGTGATTGGGCCTGGAAGCCTTTACACTAGCATTGTGCCTCCATTGCTTCTTCCATCAATAGCTGATACGGTACGACGAAGTAGAGCAAAAAAAGTATATGTATCCAATATAATGACGGAACCCGGTGAAACGGATCATTTTACTGCATATGATCACATAAAAGTAATAACTGATATCCTTGGAGATAACGTAGTAGAATATGCACTGTTAAACAAGATGGAATTAAGTAATACTGTGGCGAAGAAATATATGGGTGCTGGTGCAGAAGTTGTAGAGCCAAATATTTCTGAGATACAAAAAACAAAAATAAAATGCATAGTAAAAAATTTTACACTTGAGAGAGGTGATGTAGTACGACACAATCCGGAGAAATTAGCAGAAACCATAACAAATATCATGGCGGGGAAAGTTTAAACGTTCAGTGCAAAAATGAACTTGTGCATATGTTTGGCGAAAAAAGAGGCGAATTCATAGGTTTTCTTTTATCGAACGGGAAATTCTCTTATTCGACTGATGCGACAAGCTTGCTTTTTAGCTCTCACGAAATATCAGTGGCACGAAAAGCTTTGGTTCTTGCTAATGTATTTCCTGTGCAGAGGGATTCGGATATTTTACAAAAAGAGAGTGATAAATTTACATTAGAATTTAAGAACATAAAAAGTGAGTTTCAAATTAAAGAATTATTGAAAGAGGTAAGTAAGGGTAGTAAAGAATTTAAAAAATCTTTTTTGAGAGGAGTATTTTTAGGTTGTGGAATACTTTCTGCTCCTCCCTACCATCATCTTGAGATGAACATTGAAAAGGAGTTTGAGAAAAAATTTGTAGCTGAAACGTTATTAAAATTTGATATAAAATATTTTATAAAAGGTGATAAAATTTATATTAAGGGGAGAGAAAATATAAAGAAATTTATGTACACAATAGGTTCTTTGTCAGTATTTTTGCTTTTGGAAGATGATGCGGTAGAAAAAGCTCTTTCGAACGAAATAAACAGGAAAGCTAATTTTGAGTATGCAAATTTAAGGAGACAGTCAAACGCAGCGTTAAAGCAGGTAGAAATATTAAAGGAACTTAGAAAAAAAGGAAAGCTTGATAAACTTCGTGATGATTTGAAAGAAGTTGCTTTACTGAGATTACGGCATCCTTATGCTTCTCTTACCGAGCTGTCTCGACTTTCCTTAAGCCATTTATCAAAACAAGCTATATATTACAGACTTAAAAGGATTTTAAAAAATTATGAATGACAAAAACACACAAAAAATTAAAGGAAAGCTTTCATTTGTGCCTTACCTTGCGCTAAGGGCAAGGCTTTTTTCTATGAATAATATTGAAGTAAATGAATTTATTAACGAATTATTTGAATCTAATCCTTTTATAGAAGAAGGGAAGTATGTTCCCGTTAGCGAAGTGGACGAAAATTATCTTAAGACAAATACAGAGGATATGTATGCGTTTCTTATACATCAATTCAGGATGCTTAAAATGCGCGACAAAGAGAGGAAAATAGGAGAATTTCTTATCAGTAATTTTACAAAAGAAGGTTATTGCAACATTTCTTTGAGTATGGTAGCGAAGAAGTTTAATGTGAAAGTCCAAGAAGTAGAAGCAATTCTTAAAAAGATTCAGGCTGGCAGTCCTTCCGGTATCGGCGCAAGAAATCTTTCCGAGTGTTTTATACTTCAATTAGAACGTAAAGAGAGCAGCGTTAGCACTAAAGTTAAGCATATTATTAATAAC encodes:
- the rapZ gene encoding RNase adapter RapZ translates to MKEKINVVIVTGLSGAGKTKTIGTLEDIGYFCVDNLPPSLISPFIELCEKTEGKINKIGIVVDVRSGEFLDLLPEVVLKLRKDTRFLTKVIFLEASKDILIKRFSATRRKHPIQEMATIQEKIEEERKRLYAIRATADYIIETSNYALKDLKERVVSALSCVTSDLINLSIVTFGYKYGVPLQADIVIDVRFIPNPFYIDRLSRQDGRSKEIKDFILSFPGTKEFIDRIENLFDFLLPNYIKEGKSYLTIAFGCTGGKHRSVAIGELFEDFLKEKHYSVTIIHRDVEK
- the whiA gene encoding DNA-binding protein WhiA, with translation MFGEKRGEFIGFLLSNGKFSYSTDATSLLFSSHEISVARKALVLANVFPVQRDSDILQKESDKFTLEFKNIKSEFQIKELLKEVSKGSKEFKKSFLRGVFLGCGILSAPPYHHLEMNIEKEFEKKFVAETLLKFDIKYFIKGDKIYIKGRENIKKFMYTIGSLSVFLLLEDDAVEKALSNEINRKANFEYANLRRQSNAALKQVEILKELRKKGKLDKLRDDLKEVALLRLRHPYASLTELSRLSLSHLSKQAIYYRLKRILKNYE
- the yvcK gene encoding uridine diphosphate-N-acetylglucosamine-binding protein YvcK, producing MKGLSKSTKFRWLLPGVRIKRYLFTIFLGIALLTYGFVVVYLNVARSNLYSWRNIFLLNLSEEIPFGKFVIPIAGILFFVFAVSLIVVGIKELLSSISTALVPDKDPKEIMDIVFGERKEGLKKRVVVIGGGTGTTSVLSGLRDKFVKISAIITVADTGGSSGILRKELKMPPPGDIRNCLIALSEERSFISRLLSFRFRKKGSFLDGHNLGNILIAGLTKMTGDFGDAVLSMSKILSINGEVMPFTTEDITLCAEFEDGNIVRGEIEITNYRGKIKRIFIEPESAKPYIRALERISQADVIVIGPGSLYTSIVPPLLLPSIADTVRRSRAKKVYVSNIMTEPGETDHFTAYDHIKVITDILGDNVVEYALLNKMELSNTVAKKYMGAGAEVVEPNISEIQKTKIKCIVKNFTLERGDVVRHNPEKLAETITNIMAGKV
- the hemW gene encoding radical SAM family heme chaperone HemW, with the protein product MIEKNKGISIYIHIPFCLKKCNYCDFVSFNFKRDEVRKYVEYLNREISFFSKKNGLNNFLVSTVYFGGGTPSLLTVSDVKSILLTVWRNFKLLPSAEITLEANPESIEVKKFREFRTLGINRISMGAQSFNDTTLKLLGRIHNADEIYKSFASLREAGINNINIDIMFALPGETIKDLMHSLKETVNLGPEHISFYSLLIERGTLFYRKRKVLHFPGNDEEAEQYRMGIAFLENSGYKHYEISNFSKNNFQCKHNVTYWKNLLYLGFGVAAGSYYKRKRTRNVLKLDNYYKKLDDNTLPIGLYEHLKGKKAKGEHIMMNLRLLEGCDKHLYYVRFGSFPANDFVGEIEFLLLNGLIEEDEKCIRLTKRGVFLANIVFERFIAL